The Bos taurus isolate L1 Dominette 01449 registration number 42190680 breed Hereford chromosome 18, ARS-UCD2.0, whole genome shotgun sequence nucleotide sequence ctatttgtcaccgccactgtataatcataaggtatttgatttaggtcatacctgaatggccgaGTTGTTTTTGGTATTATCTTCAACTTAAGCCTGaactttgcaataaggagcttatgatctgagccacagtcagctccaggtcttgtttttgctgactgtacagagcttctccatctttggcgacaaataatataatcaatctgatctcggtatcgaccatctggtgatgtccatgtgtagagtcgtctcttgtgttgttggaaaagggtgtttgctatgaccagcctGTTCTGGtaacaaaactctattagccttcgccctgcttcattctgtaccccgaggccaaattttcctgttattctgggtatctcctgacttcctacttttgcattccaatcccctatgatgaaaaggacatctattttcgGTGTTATTTCCAagaggtgttgtaggtcttcatagaaccggtAAACTTCAGGTTCTGGAGCATAGggagttggggcatagacttggattactgtgaggttgaatggtttgccctggaaacgaactgaaatcattctgtcatttttcagattgcacccgattactgcatttcggactcttttgttgactatgatagctactccgtttcttctaagagactgttgcccacagtaatagatataatggtcatctgaattcaattcgcccattcccgtccattttagttcactgattcctaagatatcGATGtttattctttccatctcctgcttcaccacatccaatttacctggATTCATAGatctaacgttccaggttcctatgcagtattcttctttacagcatcggagtTTGCTTTCTTCACCAGTCACGACCACATTTGCACGTCGTTTCCACTTTCGCTTAGTCGATTCATTCTTACTGGAAGTATTAGTAACTgacctctgctcttccccagtggcATGCTGGCCACCTTCTGATCTGGGGGGCTCATGTTCCGGGGACATACCAggccttccctgtctcctgagaaacctgtatgaaggtcaagaagaaacagaaccgcacatgaaacaactgacaggTTAACATTGGTAAAAGGAGTaaaacaaggctgtatattgtcatcctgctaatacaactcatatgcagagtacgtcatatGAAATTCCAGACTGGATAAGTCACAACCtgcaatcaagactgccaggagaa carries:
- the BCNT2 gene encoding bucentaur-2 isoform X2, with the translated sequence MGAEEETQKTKGTKRKAESILARKRKHSGLSPQHEEEEDANRESGGSISEKEDVAAEQEKGAESEDAREEEEEEMLASSIGDVEPKSEVPPSTQVKTGEENKEMASSKVVKTEEQEKPKEPEEVKVTKVFDIAGEKVRFLRRQGRPGMSPEHEPPRSEGGQHATGEEQRSVTNTSSKNESTKRKWKRRANVVVTGEESKLRCCKEEYCIGTWNVRSMNPGKLDVVKQEMERINIDILGISELKWTGMGELNSDDHYIYYCGQQSLRRNGVAIIVNKRVRNAVIGCNLKNDRMISVRFQGKPFNLTVIQVYAPTPYAPEPEVYRFYEDLQHLLEITPKIDVLFIIGDWNAKVGSQEIPRITGKFGLGVQNEAGRRLIEFCYQNRLVIANTLFQQHKRRLYTWTSPDGRYRDQIDYIICRQRWRSSVQSAKTRPGADCGSDHKLLIAKFRLKLKIIPKTTRPFRGTNEVGETSQEAKSVFKQTEKGKPQANVPSNVSSVPGGSGVSKEVGETSQEGKSVFKQNEKEEPQSSVPSAVPSLPAGSGVSKEVGETSQEGKSVFKQNEKEEPQSSVPSAVPSLPAGSGPENCDLEKNQDCSN
- the BCNT2 gene encoding bucentaur-2 isoform X1 — protein: MEEFKSEDFSVSKEDEDYAPSGGECHEDAVNELVKEGEMGAEEETQKTKGTKRKAESILARKRKHSGLSPQHEEEEDANRESGGSISEKEDVAAEQEKGAESEDAREEEEEEMLASSIGDVEPKSEVPPSTQVKTGEENKEMASSKVVKTEEQEKPKEPEEVKVTKVFDIAGEKVRFLRRQGRPGMSPEHEPPRSEGGQHATGEEQRSVTNTSSKNESTKRKWKRRANVVVTGEESKLRCCKEEYCIGTWNVRSMNPGKLDVVKQEMERINIDILGISELKWTGMGELNSDDHYIYYCGQQSLRRNGVAIIVNKRVRNAVIGCNLKNDRMISVRFQGKPFNLTVIQVYAPTPYAPEPEVYRFYEDLQHLLEITPKIDVLFIIGDWNAKVGSQEIPRITGKFGLGVQNEAGRRLIEFCYQNRLVIANTLFQQHKRRLYTWTSPDGRYRDQIDYIICRQRWRSSVQSAKTRPGADCGSDHKLLIAKFRLKLKIIPKTTRPFRGTNEVGETSQEAKSVFKQTEKGKPQANVPSNVSSVPGGSGVSKEVGETSQEGKSVFKQNEKEEPQSSVPSAVPSLPAGSGVSKEVGETSQEGKSVFKQNEKEEPQSSVPSAVPSLPAGSGPENCDLEKNQDCSN